The following proteins are co-located in the Flectobacillus major DSM 103 genome:
- the cyoE gene encoding heme o synthase, whose protein sequence is MVTTNENISIGIAGKVKAYYELLKFRLSALVAFSGAFGYSLAVDRIDWVKLTLISLAGFFITGAANIVNQIIEKDLDKLMKRTQVRPLPTGRLTVKEAAVFCVVLLILSSYILFFEFNYRAGFIGVVSFFLYGFVYTPLKRVGPISVFVGAFPGAFPPMIGWIAATNHFGLEPGILFAIQFFWQFPHFWAIAWVADEDYQRAGFKMLPNNGHKDLRTAITIMIYTIFLVPCGFVPYMLNMTGINSAMIAVLCGVLFLSQTFYLMMRPTDKSALMMMFGSFIYLPIVQIAFLMDKV, encoded by the coding sequence ATGGTTACAACAAACGAAAACATCTCAATAGGTATTGCTGGCAAAGTTAAAGCATATTATGAGTTATTGAAATTTAGGCTATCGGCTCTAGTAGCATTTTCAGGAGCATTTGGGTACTCGTTGGCTGTAGATAGAATAGATTGGGTCAAACTAACATTGATTAGTCTTGCTGGCTTTTTTATTACTGGTGCTGCCAATATTGTTAACCAAATTATCGAAAAAGACCTAGATAAGTTGATGAAAAGGACTCAAGTTCGTCCTTTACCAACAGGCCGATTGACGGTAAAAGAAGCTGCTGTTTTTTGTGTAGTGTTGCTAATTTTATCAAGTTATATACTGTTCTTTGAATTCAATTACCGTGCAGGCTTTATAGGCGTTGTCTCTTTTTTTCTGTATGGATTTGTGTATACTCCTCTAAAAAGAGTTGGTCCAATCTCTGTATTTGTTGGGGCTTTTCCTGGGGCATTCCCTCCAATGATTGGTTGGATTGCTGCTACCAACCATTTTGGTTTAGAACCAGGTATCCTTTTTGCTATTCAGTTTTTCTGGCAATTTCCACATTTTTGGGCAATTGCTTGGGTAGCCGACGAAGACTACCAGCGAGCAGGGTTTAAGATGTTGCCCAACAATGGTCATAAAGACCTACGAACGGCCATTACTATTATGATATACACTATCTTTTTAGTACCATGTGGCTTTGTGCCGTATATGCTAAATATGACAGGTATCAACTCTGCAATGATAGCGGTATTATGCGGTGTTTTGTTTTTATCTCAAACCTTTTATTTAATGATGAGGCCAACAGATAAGTCAGCCTTGATGATGATGTTTGGTTCGTTTATTTATTTACCGATTGTCCAAATTGCATTTTTGATGGATAAGGTATAG
- a CDS encoding cytochrome c oxidase subunit 3, with protein sequence MTQEHLKDIDLSEQPAKTLSMNPKKFMLWLAIASITMMFAGWTSGYLVRKAEGNWHEFELPNIFLYSTGILVISSFFMHLAVSAAKKDNYNTLKIAISITFAFGIAFLMMQWFGFADLVNNQLHFSGSDVASSWIYVFVGIHGLHIISGLIVLLFSLVSSFRLSINSKNLTRIQLCATYWHFLDGLWLYLFFFLYFNR encoded by the coding sequence ATGACACAAGAACATTTGAAAGACATAGATTTAAGTGAACAACCAGCCAAAACCTTATCAATGAACCCTAAAAAGTTTATGTTATGGTTAGCGATTGCATCTATAACGATGATGTTTGCAGGCTGGACTTCGGGGTATTTAGTAAGAAAAGCAGAAGGCAATTGGCACGAATTTGAATTACCCAATATATTTTTGTACTCGACTGGAATACTGGTGATTAGTAGTTTCTTTATGCATTTAGCTGTGAGTGCCGCAAAAAAAGATAACTACAATACACTCAAAATAGCAATTTCTATTACTTTTGCATTCGGAATAGCCTTTTTGATGATGCAATGGTTTGGTTTTGCCGACCTTGTCAATAATCAATTACATTTCTCGGGAAGCGATGTTGCTTCATCTTGGATTTATGTATTTGTAGGTATTCACGGGTTACACATTATCTCAGGCCTGATTGTATTGTTATTTTCTCTAGTGTCGTCATTTAGACTAAGTATCAATTCAAAAAACTTAACTAGAATTCAGCTATGTGCTACATATTGGCACTTTTTGGATGGCCTTTGGTTATATCTCTTCTTTTTCTTGTATTTCAATCGTTAA
- a CDS encoding cytochrome c oxidase subunit 3: MSSIHAAPAVPEKLTWAGGSEPLKASYGKIMMWFFLLSDTFTFSALLVAYGMIRFSQPAWAGAHEQFYFATTHWPIPDKVFAALPFMHGVEAPLIFVGIMTFILIFSSVTMVLAVEAGHRGDRAAVEKWLLWTIIGGFTFLGSQAWEWSHFIHGPELSLAAKDALGNPIDGANLTRNPYGPPAFADLFFFITGFHGTHVFSGVILNILVFFNTATGLYERRGHYEMVEKVGLYWHFVDLVWVFVFTFFYLV; this comes from the coding sequence ATGTCTTCAATTCACGCAGCACCTGCTGTTCCTGAGAAACTGACATGGGCGGGTGGTTCAGAACCTTTGAAAGCTAGCTATGGAAAAATCATGATGTGGTTCTTCTTGCTTTCGGATACTTTCACATTCTCAGCTTTGTTAGTAGCTTATGGAATGATTCGTTTTAGTCAACCTGCATGGGCTGGTGCTCACGAACAGTTCTACTTTGCCACTACTCACTGGCCAATTCCTGATAAAGTATTTGCAGCTTTGCCATTTATGCACGGCGTTGAAGCTCCACTTATTTTTGTTGGTATTATGACCTTTATTTTGATTTTTAGTTCAGTAACAATGGTATTAGCTGTTGAAGCAGGCCACAGAGGTGACCGTGCTGCAGTGGAGAAATGGTTGTTATGGACTATCATCGGTGGTTTTACTTTCTTGGGTTCTCAAGCTTGGGAATGGAGTCACTTTATCCATGGCCCTGAATTATCGTTGGCAGCTAAAGACGCATTAGGCAACCCAATCGATGGTGCTAATTTAACACGTAACCCGTATGGCCCTCCAGCGTTTGCAGATTTATTCTTCTTTATCACTGGTTTCCACGGTACACACGTATTCTCTGGCGTTATCCTAAATATCTTGGTGTTCTTTAACACAGCAACAGGTTTGTATGAGCGTCGTGGACATTACGAAATGGTTGAGAAAGTAGGTCTTTACTGGCACTTTGTTGACTTGGTTTGGGTATTTGTATTTACCTTCTTCTATTTGGTATAA
- a CDS encoding cytochrome C oxidase subunit IV family protein, with translation MASHGHSHGTEEKVIPPAQTGPIWKTFWILLILTAIEFAIAFTLPANGLRVAIYAGMTIVKAFYIVGEFMHLKHEVKTLMWMILLPVVFVAWLLTALIYEGGHLYY, from the coding sequence ATGGCATCACACGGACATTCTCACGGTACTGAGGAAAAAGTAATTCCACCAGCACAAACAGGCCCAATCTGGAAAACATTCTGGATTTTGTTGATTCTAACAGCAATTGAATTTGCTATTGCATTTACTTTGCCAGCAAACGGCTTGCGTGTAGCAATTTATGCTGGTATGACTATTGTTAAGGCATTCTATATTGTAGGAGAATTTATGCACTTGAAGCATGAAGTGAAAACACTTATGTGGATGATCTTACTTCCTGTTGTGTTTGTAGCGTGGTTATTAACTGCGTTAATCTACGAAGGTGGTCACTTATATTATTAA
- a CDS encoding SCO family protein, giving the protein MQKFIKAGILITALAVPALIFLFLKGFGENHYQLPKMVPVIDSTTGEVKMKKNPAPRWNEPEMDTVFHTIPNWTLVNEKGTPFASTSLKGSIYVADFFFTRCTSICPKMSTQLSRVQDVFAKDNEVKLLSFSVDPSHDTPEVLKQYAKEYGAIDGKWHFLTGTRQQIYPLAIKGYYIPVADASEYDKAIKTPDETFIHSEKLILVDKEGYIRGFYDGTDKKDVDRLILEIRVLQKIYETEK; this is encoded by the coding sequence ATGCAAAAATTTATCAAAGCTGGAATTCTAATCACTGCATTAGCTGTTCCAGCTTTAATTTTTTTATTCCTGAAGGGTTTTGGTGAAAACCACTACCAGCTTCCCAAAATGGTTCCAGTGATTGATTCAACAACTGGCGAGGTGAAAATGAAAAAAAATCCCGCTCCAAGATGGAATGAACCCGAAATGGATACCGTTTTTCATACTATCCCAAACTGGACTTTGGTCAACGAAAAAGGAACACCTTTTGCTAGCACGAGCCTTAAGGGTAGTATCTATGTTGCTGATTTCTTTTTTACAAGATGTACTTCTATATGCCCGAAAATGTCAACGCAATTGAGTCGTGTCCAAGATGTATTTGCCAAAGACAATGAGGTTAAATTGCTATCATTCTCTGTCGACCCAAGCCACGATACGCCTGAGGTACTGAAACAATATGCTAAAGAATATGGTGCAATCGATGGCAAATGGCATTTCTTGACAGGTACTCGCCAGCAAATTTATCCATTGGCTATCAAAGGCTATTATATTCCAGTAGCTGATGCCTCTGAATACGATAAAGCAATAAAAACTCCCGACGAAACATTTATTCATTCCGAAAAACTTATTTTGGTGGATAAAGAAGGATATATCAGAGGTTTTTATGATGGAACTGATAAAAAAGATGTAGATAGATTGATTCTTGAAATTAGAGTTTTACAGAAGATTTACGAAACAGAAAAATAA